Proteins from a single region of Caloramator sp. E03:
- a CDS encoding sulfite exporter TauE/SafE family protein encodes MDTLWTYIVLFAGSFLAAAISGAAGFGGALLLLPLLSKTIGTTMAVPILTIAQLIGNLSRVFFGFKQIKWKPVYMFIIGAVPMSVLGAFSFVKVQKEIITRGIGFAIIVFVALKYFKVLKFEPSDRTMLIGGAVTGLISGLVGSAGPIGAALFLSLNLSPVSYIASEAVTAVAMHISKTVIYQRYLGIGLYALGIGLFMGIAMITGTWAGKKVIEKMPKEKFVKFVGILLTLIGLQMMIWG; translated from the coding sequence TTGGATACTCTATGGACATACATTGTTCTTTTCGCAGGCAGTTTTTTGGCTGCTGCAATATCAGGAGCAGCAGGTTTTGGAGGTGCGTTGCTGTTGCTTCCACTCTTATCGAAAACAATTGGTACAACAATGGCTGTGCCGATATTAACAATTGCACAGTTAATTGGCAATTTATCACGGGTTTTCTTTGGTTTTAAACAAATTAAATGGAAACCTGTATATATGTTTATAATAGGTGCAGTACCAATGAGTGTCTTAGGAGCATTTTCTTTTGTAAAAGTGCAGAAAGAAATCATTACAAGAGGAATTGGATTTGCTATTATTGTTTTTGTGGCATTAAAATATTTCAAAGTGCTTAAATTTGAACCTAGCGACAGAACAATGCTGATTGGCGGGGCAGTGACAGGTTTGATTTCAGGTCTTGTCGGCAGCGCAGGACCGATAGGGGCGGCATTGTTTCTTTCATTGAACCTTTCACCTGTATCATACATTGCAAGTGAAGCAGTAACTGCTGTTGCTATGCACATTTCAAAGACAGTTATTTATCAGAGGTATCTTGGTATTGGACTATATGCGCTGGGAATTGGATTATTCATGGGTATTGCTATGATTACAGGCACATGGGCTGGCAAAAAAGTGATTGAAAAAATGCCTAAAGAAAAATTTGTGAAGTTTGTAGGTATTCTTTTAACACTTATTGGATTACAAATGATGATATGGGGTTAA
- the glmS gene encoding glutamine--fructose-6-phosphate transaminase (isomerizing) — protein MCGIVGYIGKSNAVPVLIDGLKKLEYRGYDSAGVCIFDGCKLTVTKCKGRLSNLEDKIKDDPISGNLGIGHTRWATHGQPSDVNSHPHTNKDMTIGVVHNGIIENYLKIKEWLMSLGYEFETETDTEVVPHLIDYFYDGDLVQAVMKAVDKLEGSYALGIICKNEPDKIVAVRKDSPLIVGLGKGENFIASDIPAILSYTRDVYLLDNREIAILTKDDIKIITQEGLPVNKEIFHVTWDAQSAEKGGYEHFMIKEIHEQPKAIKDTMTSRIMADCDDIKLDNITLTKEQLKNIDKIYIVACGTAYHAGMVGKYVIEKLARIPVEVDIASEFRYRDPILNEKTLMIVVSQSGETADTLAALKQAKESGSRVIAITNVVGSSVAREADDVLYTWAGPEIAVASTKAYVTQLIAMYIIALYLARLNETITIEEYREIRDEMLTLPEKAQIVLNQKEELQKFAASNYMHKDIYYIGRGLDFAVALEGSLKLKEISYIHSDAYAAGELKHGSIALIEKGIPVIALATQSQVYDKMVSNIKEVVSRGAKVIGFAYEGNCEIEKTVNQTVYIPKTLDILAPVLLVIPLQLLAYYTAVEKGCDVDKPRNLAKSVTVE, from the coding sequence ATGTGCGGGATAGTAGGTTATATTGGTAAAAGTAATGCAGTTCCTGTTTTGATTGATGGGCTTAAAAAGCTTGAGTACAGAGGTTATGATTCAGCTGGAGTTTGTATATTTGATGGATGCAAGCTAACAGTTACAAAGTGTAAAGGAAGGCTATCAAATCTTGAGGATAAAATTAAGGATGATCCAATCAGTGGTAATTTAGGAATAGGACATACAAGGTGGGCAACCCATGGGCAGCCTTCGGATGTAAATTCACATCCACACACTAATAAGGATATGACAATAGGCGTTGTTCACAATGGTATTATAGAAAATTATCTAAAGATAAAGGAATGGCTTATGTCCCTTGGATATGAATTTGAAACGGAAACGGATACAGAAGTAGTTCCTCATCTTATAGATTATTTTTATGATGGTGATTTAGTTCAGGCTGTAATGAAGGCTGTTGACAAACTTGAAGGATCTTATGCTCTTGGAATTATATGCAAAAATGAGCCAGATAAAATAGTTGCAGTTAGAAAGGACAGCCCTTTAATTGTTGGACTTGGAAAAGGTGAGAATTTTATTGCATCAGATATACCAGCAATTTTATCCTATACAAGGGATGTTTATCTTTTAGATAATAGAGAAATAGCTATTTTAACAAAGGATGATATAAAAATAATAACTCAAGAAGGTTTACCTGTTAATAAGGAAATATTCCATGTTACATGGGATGCTCAGTCAGCAGAAAAAGGTGGCTATGAGCACTTTATGATAAAGGAAATTCATGAGCAGCCAAAGGCAATTAAAGATACTATGACATCAAGGATTATGGCTGACTGTGATGATATTAAGCTTGATAATATAACTTTAACTAAAGAACAGCTTAAAAATATAGATAAAATTTATATTGTTGCCTGTGGCACCGCATATCATGCAGGTATGGTTGGGAAGTATGTAATTGAAAAACTTGCAAGGATTCCAGTTGAGGTTGATATTGCATCTGAATTTAGGTATAGAGATCCTATTTTAAACGAAAAGACTTTAATGATAGTTGTAAGTCAATCAGGAGAAACTGCAGATACTCTTGCAGCGCTTAAACAGGCAAAGGAAAGTGGTTCAAGAGTCATAGCTATTACTAATGTTGTTGGAAGTTCTGTTGCAAGAGAGGCTGATGATGTACTTTATACTTGGGCAGGACCTGAGATTGCAGTTGCTTCAACTAAGGCTTATGTTACACAGCTTATAGCTATGTATATAATAGCTTTATATCTTGCAAGGCTTAATGAAACTATTACAATAGAAGAGTACAGAGAAATTAGGGATGAAATGCTTACCCTTCCTGAAAAGGCTCAAATAGTTCTAAATCAAAAAGAGGAGCTTCAAAAGTTTGCTGCTTCCAATTATATGCATAAAGATATATACTACATTGGAAGAGGCCTTGACTTTGCAGTAGCTCTTGAAGGCTCACTAAAACTTAAGGAAATTTCTTATATCCATTCTGATGCCTATGCTGCTGGAGAGTTAAAACACGGATCTATTGCATTAATAGAAAAAGGCATTCCAGTTATTGCTCTTGCAACTCAAAGCCAGGTATATGATAAGATGGTAAGCAATATAAAAGAAGTGGTTTCAAGGGGAGCAAAGGTTATAGGTTTTGCTTATGAAGGAAATTGCGAAATAGAAAAGACAGTAAATCAAACAGTTTACATTCCAAAAACACTTGATATATTAGCTCCAGTTTTACTTGTAATTCCTCTTCAGCTTCTTGCATACTATACAGCAGTTGAAAAGGGGTGCGATGTAGACAAACCAAGAAACCTTGCAAAGAGCGTAACAGTTGAGTAA
- a CDS encoding YkvA family protein produces the protein MIKRMKEKINELKKQVFALYLAYKKKETPLIAKVFTAIVVAYALSPIDLIPDFIPVLGYLDDFILIPMGVAIALKLIPVEIMEECRKEAETKLKSDIPEAKAAGVIIVMLWILILGFIGYRILKIII, from the coding sequence ATGATAAAAAGAATGAAAGAAAAAATAAATGAATTAAAGAAGCAGGTTTTTGCTTTATATCTGGCATATAAAAAGAAGGAGACGCCTTTAATTGCAAAGGTCTTTACTGCTATTGTTGTTGCATATGCACTAAGCCCCATAGACCTGATACCTGACTTTATTCCTGTATTAGGATATTTGGACGACTTCATACTGATACCTATGGGTGTTGCAATTGCATTAAAGTTGATACCAGTAGAAATTATGGAAGAATGCAGGAAAGAAGCCGAGACAAAATTGAAAAGTGATATTCCAGAAGCCAAGGCAGCAGGTGTGATTATTGTAATGCTGTGGATATTAATTTTAGGATTTATCGGGTATAGAATACTTAAAATTATTATATAG
- a CDS encoding UPF0236 family transposase-like protein: MKRRYHPAKINKLENKSKIERMTSSMYNSIQQFNEFGVKKIEKEIKNFISERKDFADLVLGLREELFELGKNILTEVLEDMDEYIRNSEHRKKSWEIVRKDKTSLLTSFGMIRYNRTYFKSKKDGKRHYLVDEIVGIGPHDRISSDVVINAIEEAIKSSYRKAGEKAAYMLLSIKIPHFREDFFPT, encoded by the coding sequence TTGAAGAGAAGATATCATCCTGCTAAAATAAATAAATTGGAAAACAAATCTAAAATAGAAAGAATGACATCTTCTATGTACAACAGTATACAACAATTTAATGAATTTGGGGTAAAGAAAATTGAAAAAGAAATAAAAAATTTCATAAGTGAAAGAAAAGATTTTGCTGATTTAGTTTTGGGATTAAGGGAAGAACTTTTTGAATTGGGGAAAAACATACTAACTGAAGTTTTAGAGGATATGGATGAATATATTCGTAATAGTGAACATAGAAAAAAGAGTTGGGAAATAGTAAGGAAAGATAAAACAAGTCTTTTAACCAGCTTTGGAATGATTAGATATAACAGGACGTATTTTAAATCTAAAAAAGATGGCAAAAGGCACTATCTTGTTGATGAGATAGTAGGAATAGGACCACATGATAGGATAAGTTCAGATGTAGTGATAAATGCAATTGAAGAGGCTATTAAAAGTAGTTATAGAAAAGCAGGAGAAAAAGCAGCATACATGTTATTGTCAATAAAAATTCCCCACTTTCGGGAAGATTTTTTCCCCACCTAA
- a CDS encoding 4Fe-4S binding protein has product MRKFKIPIYMLMIFICISIGLWIWSDNVFYLFNFMYIGFLVSFGIFLLIKKYKYSRQVVQFGVGLYMLAYLGLICRENMQIEGFWYYLFMGVFQAAVIHYAVAKIIGPLLFGRGWCGYACWTAAVLDLLPYRIPENPRIKRLSFIRYVMFLASILFISALFLLKVRDIEVVMFWSFIAGNIIYYTVGIIMAFILKDNRAFCKYICPITVFLKPSSYFSLLRVKSDSQKCISCGKCKRVCPMNVDILDSKRSRENGTECILCMECVKSCPKSAVYF; this is encoded by the coding sequence TTGAGAAAATTTAAAATACCGATATATATGCTTATGATATTTATTTGCATATCAATTGGCTTGTGGATTTGGTCTGATAATGTTTTCTATCTCTTCAATTTCATGTATATAGGCTTTCTTGTGTCTTTCGGTATCTTCTTGCTGATAAAAAAATACAAATATTCAAGACAGGTTGTGCAGTTTGGCGTGGGATTATATATGCTTGCCTATCTTGGGCTTATATGCCGTGAGAATATGCAGATAGAAGGTTTCTGGTACTACTTGTTCATGGGGGTGTTTCAAGCAGCAGTAATACATTATGCTGTAGCCAAAATTATTGGCCCGCTGTTATTTGGAAGAGGATGGTGCGGATATGCCTGTTGGACTGCTGCTGTTCTAGATTTGCTGCCTTATAGAATACCTGAAAATCCTCGGATAAAAAGACTATCATTTATACGGTATGTGATGTTTTTAGCCTCTATTTTATTTATAAGTGCGTTGTTCTTATTAAAAGTCCGTGACATTGAAGTTGTGATGTTTTGGAGTTTTATTGCGGGGAATATCATATACTATACAGTTGGAATAATAATGGCTTTCATACTGAAAGACAACAGGGCTTTTTGTAAATATATCTGTCCTATAACTGTATTTTTAAAACCATCAAGTTATTTTTCTCTTCTAAGGGTAAAATCAGACAGCCAAAAGTGCATTTCTTGCGGAAAATGCAAAAGAGTATGTCCCATGAATGTAGATATTTTAGACAGCAAAAGAAGCAGGGAAAATGGGACAGAGTGCATTTTATGCATGGAATGTGTGAAAAGTTGTCCTAAAAGCGCTGTTTACTTTTAA
- a CDS encoding plasmid pRiA4b ORF-3 family protein encodes MKILQLKITLKDVKPPVWRRVLVRDDITFYKLHRIIQYAMGWFESHLYEFRLGEMIIREKDDDWDFYDRYEVKSAKRVKLSSMNFAPKDKFRYVYDFGDDWRHDIVVEKVLGPEEGIKYPVCIGGKRNCPPEDVGGPWGYEDFLEAIQDPQHPEHESMLEWVGGSFDPEEFSIDEVNNMLKMIK; translated from the coding sequence ATGAAAATTCTTCAATTGAAGATAACATTAAAAGACGTAAAGCCTCCTGTCTGGAGGAGGGTATTGGTTAGAGACGATATTACGTTTTATAAACTCCACAGGATAATCCAGTATGCGATGGGATGGTTTGAATCCCACCTTTATGAGTTCAGGCTGGGAGAAATGATTATTAGGGAAAAAGATGACGACTGGGACTTTTACGACAGATATGAAGTAAAAAGTGCAAAAAGGGTAAAGTTAAGCAGCATGAACTTTGCGCCAAAGGATAAATTCAGATATGTTTACGATTTTGGTGATGACTGGAGACATGACATTGTTGTTGAGAAGGTGCTTGGCCCAGAAGAAGGTATTAAATATCCAGTATGTATCGGTGGTAAAAGAAACTGTCCGCCTGAAGATGTAGGTGGACCGTGGGGATATGAGGACTTTCTTGAAGCAATCCAGGACCCGCAGCATCCAGAGCATGAATCCATGCTTGAATGGGTTGGGGGTTCTTTTGACCCTGAAGAATTCAGCATAGATGAAGTCAATAATATGTTGAAGATGATAAAGTAA
- a CDS encoding flavodoxin domain-containing protein translates to MRRTTLWQTIDKSKYGSAQRYAQWIADEVKADLFERSKITLNDILKYDTIVYGGSLYAAGILGISLIKKNFDRMKDKKVIVFSVGASPAHPEAINDIINNNFTEEMKEKVHFFHLRGGFNYKKLNLIDKLLMYLLKKKIEHKKPDELTDDEKGMLACYKHPVDWTNEKSIKPIVELIKSRTK, encoded by the coding sequence ATGAGGAGGACAACATTATGGCAGACAATAGATAAATCAAAATATGGCAGCGCACAACGCTATGCACAGTGGATTGCAGATGAAGTCAAGGCGGATTTATTTGAAAGGTCTAAAATTACACTAAATGACATACTCAAATATGATACAATTGTTTATGGCGGTTCACTGTATGCTGCTGGTATTTTGGGTATCTCACTTATAAAAAAGAACTTCGACAGAATGAAAGATAAAAAAGTGATAGTATTCTCTGTAGGTGCGTCTCCCGCACATCCTGAAGCAATAAACGATATTATAAACAATAATTTTACTGAAGAAATGAAGGAGAAAGTCCATTTCTTCCACTTGCGGGGTGGCTTCAATTATAAAAAGTTAAATCTAATTGATAAGCTTTTAATGTATCTTTTAAAGAAGAAAATTGAGCATAAAAAACCTGATGAACTTACCGACGATGAAAAAGGAATGCTTGCATGCTATAAACATCCTGTTGACTGGACAAATGAAAAATCAATAAAACCTATTGTTGAATTAATAAAAAGTAGAACCAAATGA
- the glmM gene encoding phosphoglucosamine mutase produces the protein MSRMFGTDGVRGIANKDLTAELAYKLGRAGAYVLTEGAHKPTIVVGMDTRISGDMLESALVAGICSVGAHAVCVGVVPTPAVAYLTRLYNADAGVVISASHNPVEYNGIKFFNKDGYKLPDEVEDRIEDVIKNGLSQVPSPIGEDLGKREFKEGAARDYIEFLKGTIDVDFKGLKIALDCAEGASYYIAPKVFAELGAEVYVIHNNPNGKNINKNCGSTHIEELRNFTVREGCDIGFAFDGDADRCLAVDEKGNVVNGDFLMTICAKHLKEKGKLNKDTLVVTVMSNMGLDIACKREKINTVKTKVGDRYVLEEMLKGDYKLGGEQSGHIIFLEYNTTGDGILTALQVASIVKKENRAFSDIASIMHELPQVLINAKVSNDKKNLYKNDEVIISEIKKLEEALDGCGRVLIRPSGTEPLVRVMLEGENQKEIEKMALNLAHLIEERCN, from the coding sequence ATGAGTAGAATGTTTGGAACCGATGGTGTAAGAGGAATTGCAAATAAAGATCTTACTGCAGAGCTTGCTTATAAACTTGGAAGGGCAGGAGCTTATGTTTTAACAGAGGGTGCTCATAAGCCAACTATTGTTGTTGGAATGGATACAAGAATATCAGGGGACATGCTTGAGTCAGCTCTTGTTGCAGGTATATGTTCAGTCGGTGCTCATGCAGTATGCGTTGGAGTTGTTCCAACTCCTGCAGTTGCATATCTTACAAGGCTTTATAATGCTGATGCAGGAGTTGTAATATCGGCATCCCATAATCCAGTTGAATATAACGGAATAAAATTTTTTAATAAGGATGGATATAAGCTCCCAGATGAGGTTGAGGATAGGATAGAAGATGTTATTAAAAATGGCTTATCACAGGTACCATCACCAATAGGGGAAGATCTTGGAAAACGCGAGTTCAAGGAAGGTGCAGCAAGGGATTACATTGAGTTTTTAAAGGGTACAATAGATGTTGATTTTAAAGGACTTAAAATAGCTCTTGACTGTGCTGAAGGAGCATCTTATTATATTGCTCCGAAGGTTTTTGCTGAACTTGGAGCTGAGGTTTATGTAATACACAACAATCCAAATGGAAAGAATATAAATAAAAACTGTGGATCAACTCATATAGAGGAGTTAAGAAATTTTACAGTAAGAGAGGGCTGTGACATTGGCTTTGCATTTGATGGTGATGCTGACAGATGCTTAGCAGTTGATGAGAAAGGAAACGTGGTAAATGGAGACTTTTTGATGACAATTTGTGCAAAGCATTTAAAGGAAAAAGGAAAGCTTAATAAAGATACACTTGTTGTGACAGTAATGAGCAATATGGGTCTTGATATTGCTTGTAAAAGAGAAAAAATAAATACAGTAAAGACAAAGGTTGGAGACAGATATGTTTTAGAAGAGATGTTAAAAGGAGATTATAAACTTGGAGGAGAGCAGTCAGGGCATATAATTTTTCTTGAATACAATACAACAGGAGATGGAATTTTAACAGCTCTTCAAGTTGCATCAATAGTAAAAAAAGAAAATAGAGCCTTTTCAGATATTGCATCAATAATGCATGAACTTCCACAGGTTCTTATAAATGCAAAAGTATCAAATGATAAGAAGAACTTATATAAAAATGATGAAGTTATAATTTCTGAAATTAAAAAGCTTGAAGAAGCATTAGATGGCTGTGGAAGGGTTTTAATAAGACCTTCCGGAACAGAGCCATTAGTTAGGGTTATGCTTGAAGGTGAAAATCAAAAAGAGATTGAAAAGATGGCTCTTAATCTTGCACACCTTATTGAAGAAAGGTGTAATTAG
- a CDS encoding Csac_0668 family 2Fe-2S cluster-binding (seleno)protein has protein sequence MTNKKINTCCCCGGKETSHKIENDNTCPVCKTSGVKVKNITVRHLVVDTLTELVGDTDYYICMNEECDIVYYNPELGVKFNKQQVKVPIWFKKDANPKYACYCSKVTEEQVINAVIKDGVKTVKDIIEITGAMKNSQCEKNNPLGKCCHKIIQEAIDKGLSMK, from the coding sequence ATGACAAATAAAAAAATAAATACCTGTTGCTGTTGTGGTGGAAAAGAGACATCTCATAAAATAGAAAATGACAATACATGTCCTGTGTGTAAAACATCAGGAGTCAAAGTAAAAAATATTACAGTCAGACATTTGGTAGTTGATACATTAACAGAATTGGTCGGAGATACAGATTATTATATATGCATGAATGAAGAATGTGACATTGTTTATTATAATCCAGAATTAGGTGTTAAATTTAATAAGCAGCAAGTGAAAGTGCCTATATGGTTTAAAAAAGATGCCAATCCTAAATATGCCTGCTACTGCAGCAAAGTTACTGAGGAGCAGGTTATAAATGCCGTTATAAAAGATGGGGTAAAAACAGTTAAGGATATTATAGAAATCACAGGGGCTATGAAAAACAGCCAATGTGAAAAGAATAACCCCTTAGGGAAGTGCTGCCACAAGATAATTCAGGAGGCTATAGATAAAGGGTTATCCATGAAATGA
- a CDS encoding IS256 family transposase has product MSLLSKAQLKEFIKENNITSVAGIQSTLKELFKDVLEEMLQAELDTTLGYEKYDVKNKQTDNSRNGFSKKTIKTEFGEMEIDVPRDRNGEFEPKIVPKNKTDISGIEDKIISLYARGMSTRDIQDQIKDLYGIDISPELVSKITDRIIPEVKEWQSRPLEKIYSFIFMDAIHYKVREEGRILNRAAYVVLGVNIEGYKEVLGIWIGENESSRFWLGVLNDLKGRGVEDVLVFCVDGLTGMKEAIQAAYPKSEIQRCIIHQLRNSFKYVSYKHLKEFTKDFKNVYNALNEEVAKEKLKEVEQKWGSQYPYAIKSWENNWDVISPFFKFPDEIRKIMYTTNIIESLHRQFRKVTKTKTIFPTDLSLEKMLYLSVKNIDKKWTQRYRNWDMVINQLMIIYPGRI; this is encoded by the coding sequence ATGTCACTTTTATCAAAAGCACAACTAAAAGAATTTATTAAAGAAAATAACATCACAAGTGTAGCTGGAATCCAATCTACCCTTAAAGAATTATTTAAAGATGTCTTAGAAGAAATGCTTCAAGCGGAGCTTGATACAACTTTAGGCTATGAAAAATATGATGTAAAAAATAAGCAAACCGATAACAGCAGAAATGGATTTTCTAAAAAAACAATTAAAACTGAATTTGGTGAAATGGAAATCGATGTCCCAAGAGACAGAAATGGCGAATTTGAGCCTAAAATTGTTCCTAAAAATAAAACAGATATCTCTGGAATTGAAGATAAGATAATATCCCTTTATGCTAGAGGAATGAGCACAAGAGATATACAGGATCAAATTAAAGATCTCTATGGCATAGATATATCACCAGAGCTTGTTAGTAAAATTACAGATCGTATTATTCCAGAAGTTAAGGAATGGCAAAGTAGACCTTTAGAAAAAATTTATTCCTTTATATTTATGGATGCTATACACTATAAAGTAAGAGAAGAAGGACGTATTCTTAATCGTGCAGCTTATGTTGTTCTTGGGGTTAACATTGAGGGATATAAAGAAGTTCTTGGTATATGGATAGGAGAAAATGAATCATCAAGATTCTGGCTTGGAGTCCTTAACGACCTTAAGGGCAGGGGTGTAGAAGATGTTCTGGTTTTCTGTGTTGATGGTCTCACTGGAATGAAAGAAGCTATACAAGCAGCTTATCCAAAGTCAGAAATACAAAGGTGCATAATACATCAATTGAGAAATTCATTTAAATATGTTTCATACAAACATCTTAAAGAGTTTACAAAAGACTTTAAAAATGTATATAACGCATTGAATGAGGAGGTAGCTAAAGAAAAACTTAAGGAAGTAGAACAGAAATGGGGCTCTCAATATCCATATGCAATTAAGAGTTGGGAAAACAACTGGGATGTAATATCACCTTTCTTTAAATTCCCTGATGAAATAAGAAAAATCATGTATACTACAAACATAATAGAAAGTCTACACAGGCAGTTTAGAAAAGTAACTAAGACAAAAACTATATTCCCCACAGATTTGTCATTAGAAAAAATGCTTTATCTATCGGTTAAAAATATAGATAAGAAGTGGACTCAAAGGTATAGAAACTGGGATATGGTAATCAATCAGCTTATGATAATATATCCGGGAAGAATATAG
- the istB gene encoding IS21-like element helper ATPase IstB: MNDSLMIRLRDLKLSGIIKTLDVRNEEALKSNLSYMEFFELLINDEVLNRQNNSNIKRTSKAKFPQHKTLEEYNFNYQPNINKRFIYNLATCEFVRKKENVAFIGPPGTGKTHLAISIGLKAVAQGYKVLFTTVNEMLEELYISRADNSFHQKLRYYTAPDLLILDELGLKKLNQNSVDDFYEIISRRYENGSIIITSNKVFEEWARIFYDPVLATAILDRFVHHCHFVVIKGESYRMKQREGVIRVCKKFCVK; this comes from the coding sequence ATGAATGATTCATTGATGATACGTCTTAGGGATTTAAAGCTTTCAGGAATAATAAAGACTCTTGATGTTAGAAATGAAGAAGCATTGAAAAGCAACTTATCCTATATGGAATTTTTTGAACTACTTATAAATGACGAAGTTTTAAATAGACAAAATAATAGCAATATAAAAAGAACAAGTAAAGCAAAGTTTCCACAACATAAAACCCTTGAAGAATATAATTTTAATTATCAACCTAATATAAATAAAAGGTTTATATATAATCTGGCGACCTGTGAATTTGTCCGCAAAAAAGAAAATGTGGCCTTTATAGGTCCGCCAGGAACAGGTAAAACTCATTTAGCTATTTCTATAGGGTTAAAAGCAGTTGCCCAAGGGTATAAAGTACTTTTTACTACCGTAAATGAAATGCTAGAAGAGCTTTATATATCAAGGGCAGATAATTCTTTTCATCAAAAGCTAAGATATTATACAGCACCTGATTTACTTATATTAGATGAATTAGGACTTAAGAAGCTTAATCAAAATAGCGTTGATGATTTTTATGAAATAATCTCAAGAAGATATGAGAATGGCTCTATAATTATAACGTCTAATAAAGTATTTGAAGAATGGGCAAGAATTTTTTATGATCCTGTCTTAGCTACCGCTATTTTGGATAGGTTTGTACATCATTGCCATTTTGTAGTTATAAAAGGTGAGAGCTATAGAATGAAGCAAAGAGAAGGAGTTATTAGAGTATGTAAAAAATTTTGTGTAAAGTGA
- a CDS encoding MerR family transcriptional regulator — protein MLIKDVCRECKLTKKAVEYYEQEGLISPRVEDNGYRNYSDEDIPVLKEIGVLRKLGISISEIKGILASKNKAAALAKCKYKMDLEVEKSMVKKKCLEQLIKDYDIEQAITYIEKDIEKQFTIKEKLLQAFPGGYGMYLCVHFGQFLNGRIDTEEKERAYNKIVDYLDKIQEIEFPKELEEFLQQGLGQMKEADMQRINSSIIDSVNNIDMYIEENKEDIEKYLEYRNSDEYKKSPACKIQQLLLKFQQDSGYYDIFIKNLKILSDSYREYFEKLQAANKAFIDKYPQFDNIYL, from the coding sequence ATGTTAATTAAAGATGTATGTAGAGAATGTAAATTGACGAAGAAAGCAGTTGAGTATTATGAACAGGAGGGACTTATATCTCCAAGGGTAGAGGATAATGGTTATCGGAATTACAGTGATGAAGATATTCCTGTATTAAAAGAAATTGGAGTTTTAAGGAAATTAGGCATTAGTATTTCTGAAATCAAAGGTATTCTTGCAAGTAAAAATAAAGCCGCTGCTCTGGCAAAGTGCAAATATAAAATGGATTTAGAAGTTGAAAAATCAATGGTTAAGAAAAAATGCCTGGAACAGTTAATAAAAGACTATGACATTGAGCAGGCAATTACCTATATTGAAAAAGACATTGAGAAGCAATTTACAATCAAAGAGAAACTGCTGCAAGCATTTCCAGGAGGTTATGGGATGTATCTATGCGTACATTTTGGACAGTTTCTTAATGGGAGAATTGATACTGAGGAAAAAGAAAGGGCATATAATAAAATTGTTGATTATTTGGATAAAATTCAAGAAATAGAATTTCCCAAAGAACTGGAAGAATTTTTGCAGCAGGGTCTTGGACAGATGAAAGAAGCAGATATGCAGAGAATTAATTCATCTATAATAGATTCAGTAAATAATATAGATATGTATATAGAAGAAAATAAAGAAGACATTGAAAAATATTTGGAATACAGAAACTCAGATGAATATAAAAAATCACCAGCCTGTAAAATACAGCAATTATTATTGAAATTTCAGCAAGATAGCGGATATTACGATATATTTATTAAAAATTTAAAAATATTGAGCGACTCATATAGGGAGTATTTTGAAAAACTCCAGGCTGCAAATAAAGCATTTATAGATAAATATCCACAATTTGATAATATTTATTTATAA